cagtgtatcacagaccacatcaggcacatctgtaatgtatctgcCTGTTTTACCCtctttggccaccagatggtactgtgagcaaatgaagcctcgaGAAATGACCCCTTTTGTGAACCACTCGGCTAAAAAGCTTCAAAGCTTCATGAGGCTTCATCTCGCCACCACTACAAATGATGTCATGTTCGTTCCGGAAATGACGTCGCTCCAGAAGTCGCTCCGTTGCTATGGGTGTTCTCGTGCTGTGTGATCAGCGATAgaagaaataaatgaacaagCAAACAAAGAGTGAGTTTGTCAGGATGAAGTGATCACATCGTGAGCTCGCACTGTAAGTACAACTATAGAAATTAATCGCCGATTTCATTCATCTGTCTGTCAGTCAGTCCCTAAATGTCTGTGTCAtggatgtttgtttgtttgctgttttgatttaaagggattgtATTATAATTTGTATTCTTATtcttttaaagtttgttttttaaaaccgAGCCGTTGTGGGGGTCAAacatatgaatatttttttaaactccATAAGGATTCCCTAaagcaaatgtgtgtgtgtttcaggcaggtggagtgtgtgtgtgtgtgtgtgtgtgtgtgtgtgtgcgcgcgcgcgtgtgttgtgtgcgtgtgttgtgtgcgtgtgtgtgtgcgcgtgtgtgtgtgtgatggctGGTAAAGTGAAGTGGGTGACAGACATTGAGAAATCGGTGCTGATCAATAACTTTGAGAAGAGAGGCTGGATCCAAGTGACCGACAGCGATGACTGGAACTTCTACTGGTAAGACACTTATAAATCTCACTTTTGCTCAAGTTCATTTGTTGCCATAACAACCGGGATGCGTCAGTTAAGCTGAGTGTCACCAAAGTCTGTTACCGCAAGTCGCGCCTGCAGTCTGATTTCAAGAAGTCCTTATTGGCAGAAGTTGATTCGATGTTGTACCCTGCACAGGATGAGTATCCAGACCATCAGGAACGTCTTCAGCGTGGACACCGGCTACCGGCTGTCAGATGATCAGATGGTCAATCACTTCCCCAACCACTACGAGCTGACCCGAAAAGATCTGATGATCAAAAACATCAAGCGCTACAGGAAAGAGCTGGAGAAAGAGTGCAGTCCACTGGCAGAGAAGGATGAGAGTGGAAAACACATCCACCTGGGTACCACTTCACATTGACATCGACACATTTCACTGTGGTGTTGGCTCttgatgtacagtacatacacatcAGAGCGCCTCTTCTCACGTGTACTTCGACAGATTTCGTGCCGGTGACGTTCATGTTGCCGTCGGACTACAATCTGTTCGTGGAGGAGTTCAGGAAGAGTCCGTCCAGCACGTGGATCATGAAGCCGTGTGGAAAAGCTCAGGGGAAAGGCATCTTCCTCATCAACAAACTCTCTCAGATCAAGAAATGGTCTCGAGACAGTCGCACGTCCACGTAAGTCTGAAACATCGTCCTGCAGATTAGACGCGCGGTTCATCATTATGACCGTCAGAAATATTCACGCATGGAAATGTGGCGTgaacaaaacaagtaaacatCTGACAAGTGTTATGTCTGATTAATCACTAGTCATCCTTGCAGTTTTATTGTTGGCTTTATATTAAATTTGGAATGAACTGGTTGACGAGAAAATACTTGAAGAATGTATGTTTAGTATGGATCTAAATTAGAGTCTTAAAACAATTCAATCCAAGTCTTTACAGAGAGAGCTGACAGGCATCTAATGGTTTGGCATTGCACATGTTGTTATCTTTTGCTTCCGCTAGATGGCACGGAAATGTCAAAAATGGGATTTTCAAGGCATTCTCTAAGCTTTAAACTGATCATAAAATTCCAAATTGCGCAATATTATCTATATGCACATATATAACAACATTCAAGGTAAGGTTTGTAATATATGAACTATGACAGCTTGATGTTTAAAGGAATGCTGAACAGTAAATGGGAGGTTGTTTTGCAGGTTCGTGGCAGCAAACAGTGGGAAGGAAGCGTATGTCATCTCGTTATACATTGACAATCCTCTGTTGATCGGAGGGAAGAAGTTTGACTTGCGTCTGTACGTGTTGGTCACCAGCTATCGACCTCTCAAGTGTTACATGTAAGTTCTTCACAGTGTCGTC
The nucleotide sequence above comes from Triplophysa rosa linkage group LG24, Trosa_1v2, whole genome shotgun sequence. Encoded proteins:
- the ttll1 gene encoding LOW QUALITY PROTEIN: probable tubulin polyglutamylase TTLL1 (The sequence of the model RefSeq protein was modified relative to this genomic sequence to represent the inferred CDS: substituted 1 base at 1 genomic stop codon), with protein sequence MAGKVKWVTDIEKSVLINNFEKRGWIQVTDSDDWNFYWMSIQTIRNVFSVDTGYRLSDDQMVNHFPNHYELTRKDLMIKNIKRYRKELEKECSPLAEKDESGKHIHLDFVPVTFMLPSDYNLFVEEFRKSPSSTWIMKPCGKAQGKGIFLINKLSQIKKWSRDSRTSTFVAANSGKEAYVISLYIDNPLLIGGKKFDLRLYVLVTSYRPLKCYMYKLGFCRFCTVKYTPSTSELDNMFVHLTNVAIQKHGGDYNHVHGGKWTVSNLRLYLESTRGHDVTNHLFDQIHWIIVQSLKAVAPVMNNDKHCFECXGYDIIIDDKLKPWLIEVNASPSLTSSTANDRILKYNLINDTLNVVTPNGEIPECRWNRSLPREALGHYDVLYDEEQAMSESAERDLRGRSGQSSGSKGTRSSSVRPFPATWK